Proteins encoded together in one Rhea pennata isolate bPtePen1 chromosome 27, bPtePen1.pri, whole genome shotgun sequence window:
- the TPM4 gene encoding tropomyosin alpha-4 chain isoform X5: protein MAAPSSLEAVKRKIQCLQQQADEAEDRAQVLQRELDLERDLREKAEGEVAALNRRIQLVEEELDRAQERLATALQKLEEAEKAADESERGMKVIENRAMKDEEKMEIQEMQLKEAKHIAEEADRKYEEVARKLVILEGELERAEERAEVSEVKCSDLEEELKNVTNNLKSLEAQSEKYSEKEDKYEEEIKLLSDKLKEAETRAEFAERTVAKLEKSIDDLEEKLAQAKEENLGLHQTLDQTLNELNCI, encoded by the exons ATGGCCGCGCCGAGCTCCCTGGAAGCGGTGAAGAGGAAGATCCAGTGCCTGCAGCAACAGGCCGATGAGGCGGAGGATCGCGCCCAGGTCCTCCAGCGGGAGCTGGACCTGGAACGGGACCTGCGGGAGAAA GCTGAAGGTGAAGTGGCAGCTCTGAATAGACGTATCCAACTCGTGGAAGAGGAGTTGGATCGTGCCCAGGAACGGCTGGCTACAGCCTTGCAGAAACTGGAGGAGGCTGAAAAAGCAGCCGATGAGAGTGAGAG AGGAATGAAGGTTATTGAGAACAGAGCaatgaaagatgaagaaaagatgGAGATTCAAGAGATGCAGCTGAAGGAGGCTAAGCATATTGCTGAAGAAGCTGACCGCAAATATGAAGAG GTTGCCCGTAAACTGGTTATTTTGGAGGGTGAACTGGAAAGAGCTGAAGAGCGTGCAGAGGTGTCAGAAGT taaaTGTAGTGATCTTGAAGAGGAATTAAAGAATGTCACTAACAACCTGAAGTCCCTGGAAGCCCAATCTGAAAAG TactcagaaaaagaagataaatacGAAGAAGAAATCAAGCTTCTGTCTGACAAGCTTAAAGAA GCTGAAACACGTGCTGAATTTGCGGAGAGAACAGtggcaaaactggaaaaatccATTGATGACCTGGAAG aaaaaCTTGCTCaggcaaaagaagagaatttgGGGTTACATCAGACACTGGATCAGACACTAAATGAACTAAACTGTATATGA
- the TPM4 gene encoding tropomyosin alpha-4 chain isoform X2, which produces MEAIKKKMQMLKLDKENAIDRAEQAEADKKAAEDKCKQVEDELVALQKKLKGTEDELDKYSEALKDAQEKLEQAEKKATDAEGEVAALNRRIQLVEEELDRAQERLATALQKLEEAEKAADESERGMKVIENRAMKDEEKMEIQEMQLKEAKHIAEEADRKYEEVARKLVILEGELERAEERAEVSEVKCSDLEEELKNVTNNLKSLEAQSEKYSEKEDKYEEEIKLLSDKLKEAETRAEFAERTVAKLEKSIDDLEEKLAQAKEENLGLHQTLDQTLNELNCI; this is translated from the exons ATGGAAGCAATCAAGAAAAAGATGCAGATGCTGAAGTTAGACAAGGAAAATGCAATTGATAGAGCAGAACAGGCTGAAGCGGATAAGAAGGCAGCTGAGGACAAATGCAAACAG gTAGAGGATGAGCTGGTAGCCCTGCAGAAAAAGTTGAAAGGAACTGAAGATGAACTGGATAAGTACTCGGAGGCTCTGAAAGATGCCCAGGAAAAACTGGAACAGGCTGAAAAGAAGGCAACTGAT GCTGAAGGTGAAGTGGCAGCTCTGAATAGACGTATCCAACTCGTGGAAGAGGAGTTGGATCGTGCCCAGGAACGGCTGGCTACAGCCTTGCAGAAACTGGAGGAGGCTGAAAAAGCAGCCGATGAGAGTGAGAG AGGAATGAAGGTTATTGAGAACAGAGCaatgaaagatgaagaaaagatgGAGATTCAAGAGATGCAGCTGAAGGAGGCTAAGCATATTGCTGAAGAAGCTGACCGCAAATATGAAGAG GTTGCCCGTAAACTGGTTATTTTGGAGGGTGAACTGGAAAGAGCTGAAGAGCGTGCAGAGGTGTCAGAAGT taaaTGTAGTGATCTTGAAGAGGAATTAAAGAATGTCACTAACAACCTGAAGTCCCTGGAAGCCCAATCTGAAAAG TactcagaaaaagaagataaatacGAAGAAGAAATCAAGCTTCTGTCTGACAAGCTTAAAGAA GCTGAAACACGTGCTGAATTTGCGGAGAGAACAGtggcaaaactggaaaaatccATTGATGACCTGGAAG aaaaaCTTGCTCaggcaaaagaagagaatttgGGGTTACATCAGACACTGGATCAGACACTAAATGAACTAAACTGTATATGA
- the TPM4 gene encoding tropomyosin alpha-4 chain isoform X3, producing the protein MEAIKKKMQMLKLDKENAIDRAEQAEADKKAAEDKCKQAKDELVALQKKLKGTEDELDKYSEALKDAQEKLEQAEKKATDAEGEVAALNRRIQLVEEELDRAQERLATALQKLEEAEKAADESERGMKVIENRAMKDEEKMEIQEMQLKEAKHIAEEADRKYEEVARKLVILEGELERAEERAEVSEVKCSDLEEELKNVTNNLKSLEAQSEKYSEKEDKYEEEIKLLSDKLKEAETRAEFAERTVAKLEKSIDDLEDELYAQKLKYKAISEELDHALNDMTSL; encoded by the exons ATGGAAGCAATCAAGAAAAAGATGCAGATGCTGAAGTTAGACAAGGAAAATGCAATTGATAGAGCAGAACAGGCTGAAGCGGATAAGAAGGCAGCTGAGGACAAATGCAAACAGGCAA AGGATGAGCTGGTAGCCCTGCAGAAAAAGTTGAAAGGAACTGAAGATGAACTGGATAAGTACTCGGAGGCTCTGAAAGATGCCCAGGAAAAACTGGAACAGGCTGAAAAGAAGGCAACTGAT GCTGAAGGTGAAGTGGCAGCTCTGAATAGACGTATCCAACTCGTGGAAGAGGAGTTGGATCGTGCCCAGGAACGGCTGGCTACAGCCTTGCAGAAACTGGAGGAGGCTGAAAAAGCAGCCGATGAGAGTGAGAG AGGAATGAAGGTTATTGAGAACAGAGCaatgaaagatgaagaaaagatgGAGATTCAAGAGATGCAGCTGAAGGAGGCTAAGCATATTGCTGAAGAAGCTGACCGCAAATATGAAGAG GTTGCCCGTAAACTGGTTATTTTGGAGGGTGAACTGGAAAGAGCTGAAGAGCGTGCAGAGGTGTCAGAAGT taaaTGTAGTGATCTTGAAGAGGAATTAAAGAATGTCACTAACAACCTGAAGTCCCTGGAAGCCCAATCTGAAAAG TactcagaaaaagaagataaatacGAAGAAGAAATCAAGCTTCTGTCTGACAAGCTTAAAGAA GCTGAAACACGTGCTGAATTTGCGGAGAGAACAGtggcaaaactggaaaaatccATTGATGACCTGGAAG ACGAGCTCTACGCTCAGAAGCTGAAGTACAAAGCTATCAGTGAGGAGCTTGACCATGCTCTCAATGATATGACCTCTTTGTAA
- the TPM4 gene encoding tropomyosin alpha-4 chain isoform X1, translating into MEAIKKKMQMLKLDKENAIDRAEQAEADKKAAEDKCKQVEDELVALQKKLKGTEDELDKYSEALKDAQEKLEQAEKKATDAEGEVAALNRRIQLVEEELDRAQERLATALQKLEEAEKAADESERGMKVIENRAMKDEEKMEIQEMQLKEAKHIAEEADRKYEEVARKLVILEGELERAEERAEVSEVKCSDLEEELKNVTNNLKSLEAQSEKYSEKEDKYEEEIKLLSDKLKEAETRAEFAERTVAKLEKSIDDLEDELYAQKLKYKAISEELDHALNDMTSL; encoded by the exons ATGGAAGCAATCAAGAAAAAGATGCAGATGCTGAAGTTAGACAAGGAAAATGCAATTGATAGAGCAGAACAGGCTGAAGCGGATAAGAAGGCAGCTGAGGACAAATGCAAACAG gTAGAGGATGAGCTGGTAGCCCTGCAGAAAAAGTTGAAAGGAACTGAAGATGAACTGGATAAGTACTCGGAGGCTCTGAAAGATGCCCAGGAAAAACTGGAACAGGCTGAAAAGAAGGCAACTGAT GCTGAAGGTGAAGTGGCAGCTCTGAATAGACGTATCCAACTCGTGGAAGAGGAGTTGGATCGTGCCCAGGAACGGCTGGCTACAGCCTTGCAGAAACTGGAGGAGGCTGAAAAAGCAGCCGATGAGAGTGAGAG AGGAATGAAGGTTATTGAGAACAGAGCaatgaaagatgaagaaaagatgGAGATTCAAGAGATGCAGCTGAAGGAGGCTAAGCATATTGCTGAAGAAGCTGACCGCAAATATGAAGAG GTTGCCCGTAAACTGGTTATTTTGGAGGGTGAACTGGAAAGAGCTGAAGAGCGTGCAGAGGTGTCAGAAGT taaaTGTAGTGATCTTGAAGAGGAATTAAAGAATGTCACTAACAACCTGAAGTCCCTGGAAGCCCAATCTGAAAAG TactcagaaaaagaagataaatacGAAGAAGAAATCAAGCTTCTGTCTGACAAGCTTAAAGAA GCTGAAACACGTGCTGAATTTGCGGAGAGAACAGtggcaaaactggaaaaatccATTGATGACCTGGAAG ACGAGCTCTACGCTCAGAAGCTGAAGTACAAAGCTATCAGTGAGGAGCTTGACCATGCTCTCAATGATATGACCTCTTTGTAA
- the TPM4 gene encoding tropomyosin alpha-4 chain isoform X4 — translation MAAPSSLEAVKRKIQCLQQQADEAEDRAQVLQRELDLERDLREKAEGEVAALNRRIQLVEEELDRAQERLATALQKLEEAEKAADESERGMKVIENRAMKDEEKMEIQEMQLKEAKHIAEEADRKYEEVARKLVILEGELERAEERAEVSEVKCSDLEEELKNVTNNLKSLEAQSEKYSEKEDKYEEEIKLLSDKLKEAETRAEFAERTVAKLEKSIDDLEDELYAQKLKYKAISEELDHALNDMTSL, via the exons ATGGCCGCGCCGAGCTCCCTGGAAGCGGTGAAGAGGAAGATCCAGTGCCTGCAGCAACAGGCCGATGAGGCGGAGGATCGCGCCCAGGTCCTCCAGCGGGAGCTGGACCTGGAACGGGACCTGCGGGAGAAA GCTGAAGGTGAAGTGGCAGCTCTGAATAGACGTATCCAACTCGTGGAAGAGGAGTTGGATCGTGCCCAGGAACGGCTGGCTACAGCCTTGCAGAAACTGGAGGAGGCTGAAAAAGCAGCCGATGAGAGTGAGAG AGGAATGAAGGTTATTGAGAACAGAGCaatgaaagatgaagaaaagatgGAGATTCAAGAGATGCAGCTGAAGGAGGCTAAGCATATTGCTGAAGAAGCTGACCGCAAATATGAAGAG GTTGCCCGTAAACTGGTTATTTTGGAGGGTGAACTGGAAAGAGCTGAAGAGCGTGCAGAGGTGTCAGAAGT taaaTGTAGTGATCTTGAAGAGGAATTAAAGAATGTCACTAACAACCTGAAGTCCCTGGAAGCCCAATCTGAAAAG TactcagaaaaagaagataaatacGAAGAAGAAATCAAGCTTCTGTCTGACAAGCTTAAAGAA GCTGAAACACGTGCTGAATTTGCGGAGAGAACAGtggcaaaactggaaaaatccATTGATGACCTGGAAG ACGAGCTCTACGCTCAGAAGCTGAAGTACAAAGCTATCAGTGAGGAGCTTGACCATGCTCTCAATGATATGACCTCTTTGTAA